The Eleutherodactylus coqui strain aEleCoq1 chromosome 6, aEleCoq1.hap1, whole genome shotgun sequence genome window below encodes:
- the PAFAH1B3 gene encoding platelet-activating factor acetylhydrolase IB subunit alpha1 isoform X1 yields the protein MNDGDQNPAAVPTPVPDVYGDGCWMSMHNHFVASSKDKEPEVVFIGDSNVLLLHQLEIWRDLFSPLHALNFGGLGEATQHVLWRLENGELEHIKPKIIVLWVGTHNMGHTAEQIAGGIKANVQCILHRQPQAKVIVLGLLPRGKNPNPLRNRNRRVNELLAEALPSMPNAIFLDVDPGFVQSDGTISHQDMYDYLHLSRLGYSRACQILHKTLLQLLEGKGTAS from the exons ATGAATGACGGTGACCAGAACCCTGCTGCAGTCCCTACGCCTGTGCCTGATGTGTATGGGGATGGATGCTGGATGTCTATG CACAATCACTTTGTGGCCAGCAGCAAAGATAAGGAGCCGGAGGTCGTCTTTATCGGAGACTCCAACGTGCTACTGCTGCACCAACTGGAG ATTTGGAGAGACCTTTTCTCTCCATTACATGCCCTGAACTTTGGGGGATTGGGCGAAGCCACCCAGCATGTCCTATGGAGACTGGAGAATGGGGAGCTGGAACACATCAAACCAAAG ATCATTGTGCTTTGGGTGGGCACACACAACATGGGACACACGGCTGAGCAGATTGCCGGTGGAATTAAAGCCAACGTGCAGTGTATACTGCACAGGCAACCACAAGCCAAGGTTATTGTGCTG GGTTTGTTGCCACGTGGGAAAAACCCCAACCCTCTGCGGAATAGGAACAGGAGAGTGAATGAGCTGTTAGCAGAAGCGTTGCCGTCTATGCCCAATGCAATATTCTTAGATGTGGACCCAGGGTTTGTACAATCAGACGGCACCATCAGCCACCAGGACATGTACGATTACCTCCATTTGAGCCGGCTGGGATACTCTCGTGCGTGCCAGATACTGCACAAAACACTACTCCAGCTGCTGGAGGGCAAGGGAACAGCCAGTTAG
- the PAFAH1B3 gene encoding platelet-activating factor acetylhydrolase IB subunit alpha1 isoform X2 produces MNDGDQNPAAVPTPVPDVYGDGCWMSMIWRDLFSPLHALNFGGLGEATQHVLWRLENGELEHIKPKIIVLWVGTHNMGHTAEQIAGGIKANVQCILHRQPQAKVIVLGLLPRGKNPNPLRNRNRRVNELLAEALPSMPNAIFLDVDPGFVQSDGTISHQDMYDYLHLSRLGYSRACQILHKTLLQLLEGKGTAS; encoded by the exons ATGAATGACGGTGACCAGAACCCTGCTGCAGTCCCTACGCCTGTGCCTGATGTGTATGGGGATGGATGCTGGATGTCTATG ATTTGGAGAGACCTTTTCTCTCCATTACATGCCCTGAACTTTGGGGGATTGGGCGAAGCCACCCAGCATGTCCTATGGAGACTGGAGAATGGGGAGCTGGAACACATCAAACCAAAG ATCATTGTGCTTTGGGTGGGCACACACAACATGGGACACACGGCTGAGCAGATTGCCGGTGGAATTAAAGCCAACGTGCAGTGTATACTGCACAGGCAACCACAAGCCAAGGTTATTGTGCTG GGTTTGTTGCCACGTGGGAAAAACCCCAACCCTCTGCGGAATAGGAACAGGAGAGTGAATGAGCTGTTAGCAGAAGCGTTGCCGTCTATGCCCAATGCAATATTCTTAGATGTGGACCCAGGGTTTGTACAATCAGACGGCACCATCAGCCACCAGGACATGTACGATTACCTCCATTTGAGCCGGCTGGGATACTCTCGTGCGTGCCAGATACTGCACAAAACACTACTCCAGCTGCTGGAGGGCAAGGGAACAGCCAGTTAG